A genomic window from Pantoea alhagi includes:
- a CDS encoding amidohydrolase/deacetylase family metallohydrolase — protein MFDLIIRRARLVDERLVDIAIQDGKIAAIGEITAPAKDERLLDGSVYLSAGWIDSHVHCYPKSPIYHDEADSIGVATGVTTVVDAGSTGADDVDDLRQLTREARTQVYALLNIARTGIVTQNELADLSQIDKPAVHAALQRLPNFIVGIKARISSSVVGENGIRPLQLAKEIQQENDGLPLMVHIGNNPPNLDDIAGLLTAGDIITHCYNGKPNRILTPKGELRQAVKKALQRGVRLDVGHGSASFSFEVARRAIAQGILPDTISSDIYCRNRIEGPVKSLAHVMSKFLSIGMTLPQIIDCVTWKAAEGLRLAHKGRLEPGFDADLTLFTLSHETRPLLDSEGETVQGTQHFTPLAAVVAGQWMVTDEGKAKNVFDL, from the coding sequence ATGTTCGATTTGATTATTCGTCGCGCCCGTCTGGTGGATGAGCGGCTGGTCGATATCGCTATCCAGGACGGAAAAATTGCCGCCATTGGTGAGATAACCGCGCCAGCAAAAGATGAACGCCTGCTGGATGGCAGCGTTTATCTCAGCGCAGGCTGGATTGATTCGCACGTTCACTGTTATCCCAAATCACCGATTTATCATGATGAGGCGGACAGCATCGGCGTCGCGACTGGCGTGACCACCGTGGTGGATGCGGGCAGCACCGGCGCGGATGATGTCGACGATCTCCGGCAGCTAACCCGTGAAGCGCGAACGCAGGTCTATGCGCTGCTTAATATCGCCCGTACCGGTATCGTCACGCAGAACGAGCTGGCCGATCTTAGCCAGATCGATAAGCCCGCCGTGCACGCTGCGCTACAGCGCCTGCCGAATTTTATTGTCGGCATTAAGGCGCGTATCAGCAGCAGCGTGGTGGGAGAGAACGGCATCCGGCCGCTGCAGCTGGCAAAAGAGATCCAGCAGGAGAATGATGGCCTGCCGCTGATGGTGCATATCGGCAATAACCCGCCGAATCTGGATGATATTGCCGGGCTGCTGACCGCAGGCGACATTATCACCCACTGCTATAACGGCAAGCCGAACCGTATTTTGACGCCGAAAGGCGAACTGCGACAGGCGGTGAAAAAAGCGCTGCAGCGTGGCGTGCGGCTGGATGTCGGCCACGGCAGCGCCAGCTTCAGCTTTGAAGTAGCGCGGCGCGCCATCGCGCAGGGCATTCTGCCCGATACCATCAGCTCCGATATTTATTGCCGTAATCGGATCGAGGGGCCGGTGAAGAGCCTGGCGCACGTTATGTCGAAGTTCCTCAGCATTGGCATGACGCTGCCGCAGATAATCGACTGTGTGACCTGGAAAGCGGCGGAGGGGCTGCGTCTGGCGCATAAAGGGCGACTGGAACCTGGCTTTGATGCCGATCTTACTCTGTTTACGCTGAGCCACGAGACGCGCCCGCTGCTGGATTCAGAAGGCGAAACCGTACAGGGAACGCAGCATTTCACCCCGCTGGCGGCGGTCGTTGCTGGTCAGTGGATGGTTACCGACGAAGGGAAAGCAAAAAATGTCTTCGATTTATGA